One segment of Ureibacillus thermophilus DNA contains the following:
- the asnB gene encoding asparagine synthase (glutamine-hydrolyzing), translating into MCGFIGYIHGTDEIDHHKTIERMMDTIIHRGPDSGGKHVDEKVSLGFRRLSIIDLSNAANQPLYNEDGSIVLVFNGEIYNFQELREELIEKGYHFKTKSDSEVLIYSYMEYGEEFVKQLRGMFAFCIWDKNRNQMMLARDGFGIKPLYYSNHTKDNTFIFGSEIKSFLPHPSFIKEMNKDALRPYLTFQYSAMDETFFKGVYKLRPAHYMIVKEGKIVKMEKYWDKKYHAKDNTLEYYVEEIRKTVKESVEAHKISDVKVGSFLSGGIDSSYVTALLRPNTSFSVGFKNYEKMFNETDHAKELSELLNIENKRTFVSADDVFEKLPTIQWHMDEPQSNPSSVPLYFLCELASKDVTVVLSGEGADEIFGGYEWYQPSKRMEAYEKIPFGLRRIISNIAKKLPKNKYTNFLVKGGQTIEERFIGEAVVWDEEDALNVLKPPYRSGPSVHSITKPIYAEVPYEDDVTKMQYLDLNLWLPGDILLKADKMSMAHSLELRVPFLDKKVMELAKNIPTPYRVNEEDTKYALRQAALKELPEEWAKRKKLGFPVPIRHWFREEKYYNLVKEAFQSEYAKEFFDTDQLMKYLDDHYQQKANYARYIWTVYVFLVWYKRFFIDVK; encoded by the coding sequence ATGTGTGGATTTATTGGATATATACATGGAACGGATGAGATCGATCATCACAAAACAATTGAACGAATGATGGATACAATTATTCATCGAGGACCTGACAGCGGAGGCAAGCATGTGGATGAAAAAGTATCACTTGGCTTTCGCCGCTTGAGCATTATCGATTTATCAAATGCAGCCAACCAGCCGCTTTATAATGAAGATGGAAGCATCGTGCTGGTTTTTAATGGGGAAATATATAACTTCCAAGAATTGCGGGAAGAATTGATTGAAAAAGGATATCATTTTAAAACGAAATCCGACAGTGAAGTGCTAATTTACAGCTACATGGAGTATGGGGAAGAGTTCGTAAAACAGCTGCGCGGCATGTTTGCCTTTTGTATTTGGGACAAGAATCGCAATCAAATGATGCTTGCCCGGGACGGTTTTGGAATAAAACCTCTATATTATTCAAATCATACAAAAGATAATACATTCATTTTCGGATCAGAAATTAAATCCTTCTTACCACATCCATCCTTTATTAAAGAAATGAATAAAGATGCGTTGCGTCCATATTTAACCTTCCAATACTCAGCTATGGATGAAACCTTCTTTAAAGGCGTTTATAAATTGCGCCCTGCCCATTACATGATTGTAAAAGAGGGAAAAATTGTAAAAATGGAGAAGTATTGGGATAAAAAATATCATGCGAAAGACAATACCCTTGAATACTATGTGGAAGAAATCCGCAAAACGGTGAAAGAATCCGTTGAAGCTCACAAAATCAGTGATGTAAAAGTCGGTTCTTTTTTATCTGGAGGAATTGACTCAAGCTATGTTACAGCCCTTTTACGTCCAAATACTTCCTTCTCTGTCGGATTTAAAAATTATGAAAAAATGTTTAATGAAACCGATCATGCAAAGGAATTATCGGAGTTATTAAATATTGAAAACAAGCGGACTTTTGTTTCCGCCGACGACGTGTTTGAAAAATTGCCAACCATTCAATGGCATATGGATGAACCTCAATCCAATCCATCATCCGTACCGCTTTATTTCCTTTGCGAATTGGCAAGCAAAGACGTGACGGTTGTATTATCCGGTGAAGGGGCCGATGAAATTTTCGGCGGATATGAATGGTATCAGCCATCCAAACGTATGGAAGCCTATGAAAAAATTCCATTTGGCCTAAGAAGAATCATTTCAAACATCGCGAAAAAATTGCCGAAAAATAAATATACGAATTTCCTTGTCAAAGGCGGACAAACGATTGAAGAGCGTTTTATCGGCGAGGCCGTTGTATGGGATGAAGAAGATGCTCTGAATGTGTTAAAACCTCCTTATCGCAGCGGTCCAAGCGTCCATTCCATCACGAAGCCGATTTACGCAGAAGTGCCTTATGAAGATGATGTAACGAAAATGCAATATTTAGATTTAAATCTTTGGCTGCCTGGAGATATCTTATTAAAAGCAGATAAAATGAGCATGGCCCATTCCCTTGAATTGCGCGTACCGTTTTTAGATAAAAAAGTGATGGAGTTGGCTAAAAACATTCCAACGCCGTATCGCGTCAATGAGGAAGATACAAAATATGCATTGCGACAAGCTGCCCTAAAAGAGCTTCCAGAAGAATGGGCAAAGCGGAAAAAACTTGGTTTCCCTGTACCAATCCGCCATTGGTTCCGAGAAGAAAAGTATTATAATTTAGTAAAAGAAGCTTTCCAATCCGAATACGCGAAGGAATTTTTCGATACAGATCAATTAATGAAATATTTAGATGACCATTATCAACAAAAAGCCAACTACGCGAGATATATTTGGACAGTCTATGTATTCCTCGTATGGTATAAACGTTTCTTTATTGATGTGAAATAA
- the cysI gene encoding assimilatory sulfite reductase (NADPH) hemoprotein subunit: MFIKEETYVTKKIVLPPQEGKPSDVEEVKKASNYLRGTLAETMQDELSAGIPDWDNKLLKFHGSYLQDNRDERVERDRKKLEPAYQFMVRLRLPAGVAKPEQWLKLDELADKYGEGSLRITTRQTIQFHGILKWNMKKHMQELNKILIDTIAACGDVNRNVMCNANPYQSKLHKEVSEYATKISEHLLPRTNAYYEIWLDHEKVVDTQEEQEPIYGALYLPRKFKIGIAVPPANDVDVFSQDIGLIAIVEKDELVGFNVAIGGGMGMTHGDTRTYPQLARVIGYVSKDKIVDVCEKIMTVQRDYGNRSDRKQARFKYTIDRLGLENVKKEIENRLGYEFEEVRDFHFEHTGDRYGWVKGEDGKYHFTLFIQSGRVRDFEGYPLKTALREIAEIHKGEFRFTGNQNLIIANVSPRAKKSIQQILDKYQLTESENYSALRRNSIACVALPTCGLAMAEAERYLPTLIQKIEPMLKEFGLYDEDIVIRMSGCPNGCSRAAMAEIGFIGKGPGKYNLHLGGSFQGTRLSKIYKENIGEEEILATLRPIFEHYAKERLEGEHFGDFVIRAGYIDAVTDGREFHK, from the coding sequence ATGTTTATTAAGGAGGAAACATACGTGACTAAAAAAATTGTGTTACCACCACAAGAAGGAAAACCAAGCGATGTGGAGGAAGTAAAGAAAGCTAGCAACTATTTGCGTGGAACGTTGGCTGAAACAATGCAGGATGAACTTTCAGCCGGCATTCCTGATTGGGATAATAAACTATTAAAATTTCACGGCAGCTATTTGCAGGACAATCGTGATGAAAGGGTAGAGAGAGACAGAAAAAAATTGGAGCCTGCCTATCAATTTATGGTGCGTTTGCGTTTGCCAGCAGGTGTTGCCAAACCTGAACAGTGGCTAAAATTGGATGAATTGGCGGATAAATATGGCGAAGGTTCATTAAGAATTACAACTCGCCAAACGATACAATTCCATGGCATTTTAAAATGGAATATGAAAAAACATATGCAAGAGTTAAATAAAATTTTAATTGATACAATCGCTGCCTGCGGGGACGTCAACCGCAATGTCATGTGCAATGCCAATCCATATCAATCCAAATTGCATAAAGAAGTATCTGAATATGCCACAAAAATCAGCGAACATTTATTGCCAAGAACAAATGCCTATTATGAAATTTGGCTGGACCATGAGAAAGTAGTGGACACTCAAGAAGAACAAGAGCCAATTTACGGCGCTCTTTACTTGCCGCGTAAATTTAAAATCGGCATCGCTGTTCCGCCAGCCAACGACGTGGATGTGTTCTCGCAAGATATCGGCTTAATTGCCATCGTAGAGAAGGATGAATTAGTCGGCTTTAATGTGGCCATTGGCGGCGGAATGGGTATGACCCACGGCGATACGCGGACTTATCCTCAATTAGCAAGAGTAATAGGTTATGTATCAAAAGATAAAATCGTCGACGTCTGCGAAAAAATTATGACGGTACAGCGGGACTATGGCAACCGTTCCGACCGAAAGCAAGCCCGCTTCAAGTATACAATTGACCGCCTAGGCTTAGAGAATGTAAAGAAGGAAATTGAAAACCGGCTAGGCTATGAATTTGAAGAGGTGCGCGACTTCCATTTTGAACATACCGGCGACCGTTATGGCTGGGTGAAAGGAGAAGATGGAAAATATCATTTCACCCTATTTATTCAAAGCGGCCGTGTTCGGGATTTTGAAGGCTATCCATTAAAAACAGCATTGCGGGAAATTGCCGAGATTCATAAAGGCGAATTCCGCTTTACGGGAAATCAAAATTTAATTATTGCCAATGTCAGTCCAAGAGCGAAAAAAAGCATACAGCAAATTCTTGATAAATATCAATTAACTGAAAGTGAAAACTATTCAGCTCTTCGACGAAATTCCATTGCGTGTGTCGCTTTGCCAACTTGCGGTTTGGCAATGGCAGAAGCGGAACGCTATTTGCCAACCCTCATCCAAAAAATTGAGCCAATGTTGAAAGAATTTGGCTTATATGACGAAGATATTGTGATTCGTATGTCAGGATGCCCAAATGGCTGTTCAAGAGCAGCAATGGCGGAAATTGGATTTATTGGGAAAGGGCCTGGAAAATACAATTTGCATTTAGGCGGCAGCTTCCAAGGTACTCGCCTTAGCAAAATATATAAAGAAAACATTGGAGAAGAAGAAATATTAGCAACGTTAAGACCGATTTTTGAGCACTATGCAAAAGAGCGGCTTGAAGGGGAACATTTTGGAGATTTTGTAATTCGAGCTGGCTATATAGATGCGGTTACAGATGGAAGAGAGTTCCATAAATAA
- a CDS encoding assimilatory sulfite reductase (NADPH) flavoprotein subunit — protein sequence MLEVINSPFNEKQVQQLNELLATLTPQQKIWLTGYLTATANIAVVDAPKNAAAPSVVQSPSPKEKHVTILYASQTGNAQKLAEQFGNQLQQSGLNVSVSSMSDYKTNALKKAQYLLIVASTHGEGEPPDNAIAFHSFLHGKRAPKLDHVKFAVLALGDSSYEFFCQTGKEFDLQLEKLGAERLVERVDCDLDYQEPAEKWFAAVKEKLLEETLTTPASNQEAAVSKAQEGKEYSRKNPFHAEIIEKINLNATGSNKETIHLELSLEDSGIIFEPGDCLAIIPVNNQNLVDSLISALGFEPNETVDVDGATLSLKEALLNTLEITLLTKPLMKKLAEFTNNEKFHALMVDSEALKQYIEGRDLLDVVEQFGPFQWDAQGFVNCLRKIPARLYSISSSQLAYPDEAHVTIGVVRYEVDGRERLGVCSTYIADQLEVGDCVQVYVQKNPNFKLPDDETPIIMIGPGTGVAPFRAFIQEREERGASGENWLFFGEQHFMTDFLYQKEWLNWLKNGVLTKLDVAFSRDQEEKVYVQHKMLKKAKEFYEWLEKGAAVYICGDKGMAKDVQETIIQIIQEQGNKSREEAEAYLEELRKQKRYQRDVY from the coding sequence GTGTTAGAAGTCATCAATAGTCCTTTTAATGAAAAACAAGTCCAGCAGTTAAATGAATTGTTGGCCACTTTAACGCCCCAACAAAAAATTTGGCTTACCGGATATTTAACTGCAACTGCAAACATTGCTGTTGTTGATGCTCCAAAAAATGCAGCAGCTCCATCCGTAGTCCAGTCACCATCGCCTAAAGAAAAACATGTAACGATTCTTTACGCCAGTCAAACAGGAAACGCCCAAAAGTTAGCTGAACAATTCGGCAACCAGCTGCAGCAATCTGGTTTGAATGTTTCGGTTTCATCCATGAGCGATTATAAAACGAATGCATTGAAAAAAGCTCAATATTTACTCATCGTTGCAAGTACCCATGGCGAAGGGGAGCCGCCGGATAATGCCATCGCTTTCCACAGCTTTTTACATGGAAAGCGGGCGCCAAAATTAGACCATGTCAAATTTGCAGTGCTGGCGTTAGGGGATTCCAGCTATGAATTTTTCTGCCAAACAGGGAAAGAGTTCGATCTGCAGCTTGAAAAACTAGGTGCTGAGCGTCTAGTGGAACGAGTGGATTGCGATCTGGATTATCAAGAACCGGCAGAAAAATGGTTTGCAGCAGTGAAAGAGAAACTTCTTGAAGAAACCTTAACAACTCCTGCCAGCAATCAAGAAGCAGCAGTTTCTAAAGCACAAGAAGGAAAGGAATATTCCCGCAAAAATCCTTTCCATGCAGAAATTATTGAAAAAATAAATTTGAATGCAACAGGTTCTAATAAAGAAACCATCCATTTGGAACTTTCCCTTGAGGATTCAGGGATTATTTTTGAACCGGGAGATTGTTTAGCCATTATCCCAGTTAATAATCAAAACCTTGTAGATTCTTTAATTTCCGCATTAGGATTTGAACCTAATGAAACTGTTGATGTAGATGGTGCAACTCTTTCATTGAAAGAAGCGTTATTAAACACTTTAGAAATCACGCTGCTTACCAAACCATTGATGAAAAAGCTTGCAGAATTTACAAATAACGAAAAATTCCATGCCCTAATGGTAGATTCAGAGGCTTTAAAACAATATATCGAAGGCCGCGACCTGTTGGATGTAGTGGAACAATTCGGGCCGTTCCAATGGGATGCGCAAGGCTTCGTCAATTGTTTAAGAAAAATCCCTGCGCGCCTATATTCGATCTCAAGCAGCCAGTTAGCCTATCCGGACGAAGCCCATGTAACGATTGGCGTTGTCCGCTATGAAGTGGATGGCAGAGAAAGACTTGGCGTATGTTCAACTTATATCGCAGACCAGCTGGAAGTCGGCGATTGTGTGCAAGTATATGTACAAAAAAATCCGAACTTCAAACTTCCGGATGATGAAACACCTATCATTATGATCGGGCCTGGTACGGGTGTTGCACCTTTCCGCGCCTTTATTCAAGAGCGGGAAGAGCGAGGCGCCAGCGGAGAAAACTGGCTGTTCTTTGGAGAACAACATTTTATGACCGATTTCCTTTATCAAAAGGAATGGCTCAATTGGCTGAAAAACGGAGTGCTGACTAAATTGGATGTTGCATTCTCCCGAGATCAAGAGGAAAAAGTGTATGTACAACATAAAATGCTGAAAAAAGCCAAAGAGTTTTATGAATGGCTAGAAAAGGGAGCTGCCGTATATATTTGCGGCGATAAAGGAATGGCAAAGGATGTGCAGGAAACAATCATCCAAATCATTCAGGAACAAGGAAACAAATCCCGGGAAGAAGCAGAAGCATATTTAGAAGAATTGAGAAAACAAAAACGTTATCAGCGGGATGTTTATTAA
- a CDS encoding YezD family protein, whose amino-acid sequence MDKRQQNFEKAVESLKKMLSTMSYGSITLVVQDNLIIQIEKNEKIRLK is encoded by the coding sequence ATGGATAAACGACAACAAAATTTCGAGAAGGCAGTCGAAAGTTTGAAAAAAATGCTTAGTACAATGAGTTATGGCTCCATCACTTTAGTGGTTCAAGATAATTTAATTATTCAAATCGAAAAAAACGAAAAGATTCGTTTAAAGTAA
- a CDS encoding NAD(P)/FAD-dependent oxidoreductase, translating into MYDCIVIGGGPAGLMAAIAAGEQKKKVLLLEKGNKLGRKLAISGGGRCNVTNRLPIDDIIKHIPGNGRFLYSAFSIFNNEDIIKFFEKLGVPLKEEDHGRMFPVSNRAQDVVDALTKELKRLNVEVRLQTAVSKLLMDDEKILGVRLQDGSEIRSNTIIVAVGGKAVPQTGSTGDGYAWAERAGHTVTELYPTEVPIVSKESFIQSRELQGLALRDAAVSVLNQKGKPIVTHQMDMLFTHFGLSGPAILRCSQFVVKELKKNGGAPVQIRIQTLTDFNEESCFQYLNQLVKKETKKSIKNVLKPIAPERWLLFLMEKSGISPSKTCAEISQEHIRKLAHELVSFTMDVHGTLPLEKAFVTGGGVSIKEIDPKTMASKKKKGLYFCGEILDIHGYTGGFNITSALVTGRIAGMSAGKES; encoded by the coding sequence ATGTACGACTGCATTGTCATCGGTGGAGGGCCGGCCGGTTTAATGGCCGCTATAGCAGCTGGAGAGCAAAAGAAAAAAGTGCTGCTTCTTGAAAAAGGAAATAAACTCGGAAGAAAGCTTGCTATTTCCGGCGGAGGTCGCTGCAATGTGACAAATCGTTTGCCGATAGATGATATCATCAAACATATCCCTGGCAATGGCCGATTCCTATACAGCGCCTTTTCCATTTTTAATAACGAAGATATCATTAAATTTTTTGAGAAATTGGGTGTTCCTCTTAAAGAAGAAGACCATGGGCGCATGTTTCCAGTTTCCAATCGGGCGCAAGATGTGGTGGATGCCTTAACAAAGGAATTGAAGCGGTTGAATGTAGAAGTTCGGTTGCAAACAGCGGTGAGCAAGTTATTGATGGATGATGAGAAAATATTGGGAGTGCGGCTTCAAGATGGTTCTGAAATTCGTTCCAACACCATCATCGTGGCTGTCGGGGGAAAAGCGGTGCCTCAAACTGGCTCCACCGGGGATGGCTACGCATGGGCCGAGCGGGCAGGCCATACGGTAACGGAATTGTATCCAACAGAAGTTCCAATTGTATCAAAAGAATCTTTTATTCAATCACGGGAATTGCAAGGTTTAGCTTTAAGAGATGCGGCCGTTTCTGTATTAAATCAAAAAGGAAAACCGATTGTCACCCATCAAATGGACATGCTCTTTACCCATTTTGGTTTAAGCGGACCGGCTATACTCAGATGCAGCCAATTTGTCGTGAAAGAATTAAAGAAAAACGGCGGCGCTCCTGTTCAAATCCGCATTCAAACATTAACAGATTTCAATGAAGAATCTTGTTTCCAATATTTAAATCAGCTCGTAAAAAAGGAAACGAAAAAATCTATCAAAAACGTATTGAAACCTATAGCTCCTGAAAGATGGCTGTTGTTTTTAATGGAAAAGTCAGGAATTTCCCCATCCAAAACCTGTGCAGAAATTTCCCAAGAACACATCCGCAAATTAGCCCATGAGCTGGTTTCCTTCACCATGGATGTACATGGAACACTTCCTTTAGAGAAAGCTTTTGTTACAGGGGGAGGCGTATCGATCAAGGAAATCGATCCAAAAACGATGGCTTCAAAGAAAAAGAAAGGATTATATTTTTGCGGTGAAATTTTAGATATCCACGGCTATACAGGAGGATTCAACATAACAAGCGCCCTTGTAACCGGCCGGATTGCCGGAATGAGCGCTGGAAAAGAGAGTTAA